A stretch of Desulfobacter hydrogenophilus DNA encodes these proteins:
- a CDS encoding PEP-CTERM sorting domain-containing protein: MNKRNTICLLMVLFFVAVVTCQANADPILLDIGATGQDIQNGWTGLTNENSISVASDFAAIGNMVSIDIGVNQYRNRGDISSDPLGDVIEDFGFIGSDSTSIIFSNLAAGDYQLTGYHNDLYFSGQFKFSASSITGVTISDLSNAQNIISGTTTPVTSLVTFSSNGTTDVELFFSKAAANSVGIVFNGLELDRTVSPVPEPSTLSLLGTCMIGLIVFGRRKRIC; this comes from the coding sequence ATGAATAAAAGAAATACAATATGTTTACTCATGGTTTTGTTTTTCGTTGCAGTTGTAACTTGCCAAGCCAACGCAGACCCCATATTGCTTGATATTGGCGCAACAGGTCAGGACATTCAAAATGGCTGGACAGGATTAACAAATGAAAATTCAATATCTGTTGCCAGTGATTTTGCAGCTATAGGTAATATGGTATCGATTGATATTGGTGTAAATCAATATAGAAACCGGGGAGACATCAGCAGTGATCCTTTAGGTGACGTCATAGAGGATTTTGGTTTTATCGGAAGTGATTCTACTTCAATTATTTTTAGTAATCTGGCGGCAGGCGATTATCAGTTAACTGGATATCACAATGATCTTTATTTTTCCGGACAATTTAAATTTTCTGCCTCGAGCATTACTGGAGTTACTATTTCAGATCTCTCCAATGCACAAAATATCATTTCCGGAACCACAACACCAGTTACGAGTTTAGTTACTTTTTCAAGCAACGGAACAACCGACGTTGAACTGTTTTTTTCAAAGGCTGCAGCTAATAGTGTTGGTATTGTATTTAACGGCTTGGAACTTGATAGGACCGTTAGCCCAGTTCCAGAACCATCCACACTAAGCCTCCTTGGCACTTGCATGATTGGCCTGATCGTTTTCGGTCGACGTAAAAGAATCTGCTAA